The following proteins come from a genomic window of Melospiza georgiana isolate bMelGeo1 chromosome 3, bMelGeo1.pri, whole genome shotgun sequence:
- the LOC131081316 gene encoding heme-binding protein 1-like: protein MARITLEDLERLGEEPDGDGSDNEDDAEGEARLFAHWEAVASTHRVSLPRDMAGPIAQMARHRHAREPVPYVSLSQHGKCEEAAYEERQYPAGKWACVTMGEPMYEQSISLSFMKLMRYICKENSVGCHLGMTVPVLNEIHLTKEETELEREVLTAYYLPGAFQQNPPVPMDPEIHITERAPLRVITRVFYGMTTEETILREISVFWELLGPRETVLRGTYIVASYENPSVPQRRNEIWFICQPE, encoded by the exons ATGGCGCGGATCACGCTGGAGGACCTGGAGCGGCTGGGCGAGGAGCCCGACGGGGACGGCAGCGACAACGAGGACGACGCGGAGGGGGAGGCACGGCTGTTCGCGCACTGGGAGGCCGTGGCCAGCACGCACCGAGTGAGCCTGCCCCGAG ACATGGCAGGCCCGATCGCCCAGATGGCCCGGCACAGGCACGCTCGCGAGCCCGTGCCGTACGTGTCCCTGTCGCAGCACGGGAAG TGCGAAGAGGCGGCCTACGAGGAGCGGCAGTACCCGGCGGGGAAGTGGGCCTGTGTCACCATGGGGGAGCCCATGTATGAGCAGAGCATCTCCCTGAGCTTCATGAAGCTCATGCGCTACATCTGCAAGGAGAACTCTGTAG GTTGCCATCTGGGCATGACAGTCCCAGTGCTCAATGAAATCCACCTGACCAAGGAGGAGACCGAGCTGGAGCGGGAGGTGCTAACTGCCTATTATCTCCCAGGAGCGTTCCAGCAAAACCCCCCCGTTCCCATGGACCCCGAAATCCACATCACCGAGAGGGCACCGCTCCGGGTTATAACCAG ggttttCTATGGGATGACCACCGAGGAGACAATTCTGAGGGAGATCAGTGTTTTCTGGGAGCTCCTGGGCCCCAGGGAGACGGTACTGAGGGGAACCTACATCGTGGCTTCCTACGAGAACCCCAGCGTCCCCCAGCGCCGCAACGAGATCTGGTTCATCTGCCAGCCCGAGTGA